A window of Pangasianodon hypophthalmus isolate fPanHyp1 chromosome 29, fPanHyp1.pri, whole genome shotgun sequence genomic DNA:
CACACATCTCTGGTTCTTTTTTGTGCACCCCCTCCCCAAGTTCcaacattatacagtatattccaaTTATAAGGCTTCGGAAATGGCCGTGTATACGTTTCATAATTGCTTTCCCcagatgatgtttttccaaactTCAGCCGTCCAGTTTCACAGGAGTAgtacctgatgtggtcttctgctgctctAGCTCATCCACTACATccggtgcttttctgctcagcatggtcgtaaagagttgttatttgagttaccggaGACTTCCTAACAGCTCAAacctgtctggccattctcctctgacctctcacatCCGCCTGCAggactgccactcactggacatcttttgttttttgcaccacttTGTTTGAGGCTGTTACTgtatgcatgaaaatcccaatTTCTGACATcaacaatttctgaaatactcaaaccagcatgtcaggcaccaacaaccacgatcaaagtcaccaagatcacattttatacctgttctgatgtttgatgtgaacaaagcTCTTGACCTCATGTATCTCATCTGCATGATTTCTTTTGGATAATTTCAAGAATGaccagatgtacaggtgttcccaataaagtggccagtgagtatatatatttttgcttcGCTTAAAATATTATACAGCTTATCTGATTGTTATCTCGAAATAAtacataacaaaataaaatctgagtAATCCAACTCGTAAGTAAATATTCATGAACGTTATATAGCATCTTACCTGAAGTCACTGTATGGATGTATAATCCAGACCCCAAAGGAGCggactctctcctgctcagctGCGACTCCTTGGGTGCTGCCGAACATGCGCAGCGAGTGCTTGTTGACTCCGGGTTGTAACATGGAGCTCAGCTGCTTGTGGAGGTAAGTGGACTGGTCACTGGACTCACACTCCTCCATATTAGAAGTAAATGAGGTCCCTGCAGATGGCTCGGCCGTGGTCAGTCCGTCTACCCCCACTGTCACCTCAGTGGGTTTGGTGTTAAAGTCGGCTGTAGAAGCAGCTCTCTCGTGGTAATTACGAACGAGACTCAGGAGCCTCCGGCTCAGATCCCCTCcacctccagctccagctccgtGTGCGgaggacagagaggaggagcgCCAGGCAGAGAAGGAGAACCTGCCCCGAGCTCTGGAGTCTCCATTCGGAGGAGGACAGCTCTCACTGCCTGCTTGTCCACTTGAGCTGT
This region includes:
- the LOC128317720 gene encoding potassium/sodium hyperpolarization-activated cyclic nucleotide-gated channel 4-like, whose translation is MDSSSGQAGSESCPPPNGDSRARGRFSFSAWRSSSLSSAHGAGAGGGGDLSRRLLSLVRNYHERAASTADFNTKPTEVTVGVDGLTTAEPSAGTSFTSNMEECESSDQSTYLHKQLSSMLQPGVNKHSLRMFGSTQGVAAEQERVRSFGVWIIHPYSDFRKAPDVVDELEQQKTTSGTTPVKLDG